Within Motilibacter aurantiacus, the genomic segment ACGCCCACCGCTGGGCCGACAACCGGCTCGGGATCCTGTCCGGGGACGACGACGGCACGGCGGTCATCGACAACCGCACGACCGGGCCGGGCGAGTCCTTCGGCTTCCAGATCATCGCCGGTGAGCACGTCGGGCCGGGCACGTGGATGTACCACTGCCACGTGCAGTTCCACTCCGACGGCGGCATGATCGGCATCTTCACGGTGAACAACGCCGACGGCACGCCTCCCCCCGGGCACGAGGAGCACATGGGCAACCACCGTCAGATGGCCGCGGAGATGATGTCCGGGGGCGGCCACGCCCACGCCCACGCGGACGCTCCCACCTCCGTCAAGGACGTGACCGCCGGGTCGGTGACGGACGAGACCGCCCACGCGGGCCACGGAAGCTGAGCCACCGCTCGCCGGGTGTCGGAAGAGGGGCGCCTTCTCGCGATCCAGTTCGCGAGAGGGCGCCCCTTCTTCCGCCGTTGCCGGCGGGGTCAGCCGGCGACGAGCCGGCGCAGGAACGCGAGGTCGACGTCCTCGAGCGAGGTCACCACCGTGCGCGTCGGGGCCGGCTCGATCGGGACGACGCTGGGAATCGCGAGGACCGCCGCGCCGGAGGCCTCGCCCGCGCGTACGCCGGTGGGAGAGTCCTCCAGCACCGCGCAGCGCGCGATCGGCACCCCGAGCCGCTCCGCGGCGAGCAGGTACGCGTCGGGCGCCGGCTTGAGGTTGGCCACTTCGTCCCCCGCGATGCTGAAGGCGAAGTGCTCCGCGCCGACCGCGGACAGGACCGCGTCGACCAGCCGCCGGTACGAGGCGGACACCAGCGCGCACGGGATGCCCGCCGCGTTCACCTCGTCGAGCAGCGCCTTGGCCCCCGCCATCCAGTGCACCGGCCCGGTGCGGAGCCGGTCCTCGACCTCGGCGTTGAGCCGCTGCGCGACCTCGCCGGCCGACAGGTCGGTCCGGCCGGCCTTGGCGAGCATGACGCGCGCGACCTTGTCGATCGGGCCGCCGACGTTCTTCGCCTGGTCCTCCGGCGTCCAGACGCCGCCGAGCTCGGCGGTGACGGCGATCTCCGCTTCCAGCCA encodes:
- a CDS encoding HAD family hydrolase gives rise to the protein MALTGNQAGLAAVLFDMDGTLVHSEETWLEAEIAVTAELGGVWTPEDQAKNVGGPIDKVARVMLAKAGRTDLSAGEVAQRLNAEVEDRLRTGPVHWMAGAKALLDEVNAAGIPCALVSASYRRLVDAVLSAVGAEHFAFSIAGDEVANLKPAPDAYLLAAERLGVPIARCAVLEDSPTGVRAGEASGAAVLAIPSVVPIEPAPTRTVVTSLEDVDLAFLRRLVAG